The genomic region AAAAAGGAATGCGGGTTATTGGATATTCATTAGTAAATAATGAGTAATAGACGGCAGGAGGACAGATTGTCTCACTGCAGAAAAAAATATGGAAGGAGAGGGTGCCCATGGCCAAACAGGTTACTCCTGAAGAATTAGACAGACGCATCAAAAAAGGTGAAGAGGTCTATGTCATTGATGTCCGTGAAAGTAATGAAGCAGCAACAGGAAAAATTCCAGGGGCCAAAAATATTCCGCTGGGTCAGTTAGCCGTACGTAAAACAGAATTAGACTCAGAGAAGGAATACGTGGTCGTTTGCCAGTCCGGAAATCGCAGTAAAGCCGCCTGTGGAATTTTGGGTGCATTAGGATATAAAGTTGAAGATATGACAGGTGGTATGAACAACTGGCAAGGAGAGACTGAATAAAGCCTTTTATGATTTTTCCGTTAATCATTGAAAAAGGAGTCATGTTAATATGAAGCAAATATGGAGAAGCCTTTGACCATCACAAAAACTTATGTTCCTGGCAGGAATAGTGTCTGTCGTTGTATCCTTGATTACCAGAGTCACCAACTAACCTGGCGAATGTAAAGGGTTAAGTGGTGAAACATATGTATGAGGAAGAAAAAGTTGATGCTTTTGTCAGATGATGATTCGTTTATCAGCCTAAAAGGAGGATGTTTATGTTTCATTATACGGTGGAAACGGACAGAACGATGGATGATGCCATTGCCGTATTGGAGGAAACATTGAAGGAAGAAAAATTTGGAGTACTCTGGCAATTTGATATCAGAGAAAAGCTTCAGGAAAAAGGACTGGATTACAATCAGCCGTACAAGGTGCTGGAAGTATGTAACCCTTTTGAAGCTGAACGAGTTTTGTCACAGAATCAAATGGTGGGTTATTTTCTTCCATGTAAGATTGTTGTGTATGAGGAAGAGGGAAGGACAAACATTGGCCTGCCCAGACCAACTTCACTTATTCAATTAGCTAATGATGATTCCCTTAAAGAATTGGCTGGGGATATAGAAAGACGGTTAATCAGCTGCATCGACAAGAGCGTGGAAGCTTCCTCGTGATTGAAAAGAACGAAGAGGATCTGTGATAAATCCTTTTCGTTCTTTTTTTGTCTTATATATAATAACGGACCGGGAACTTTCATTAAATTTTCACAAACCTTTTTTATAATACCTTTACCTGTATATATATAAACGGAGGGATATAAATGAAGAAGGCAATCATTGTTGTAGTCCTGGTTGGAATGTTTACCTGGGCTGTTTATGATTTTACAAAATCAGCGGAAAATGCAAATCCGCCAACTGATGAGGCAACTTCAGCAAGTGAAGGTAATGAAAAGGATGGTTATAAAATTGTAAGTCAACCTGATTCTTCTGCAACACAAGCTGATGCCCCAAAGGAGACACGTGAAATAGGCTTAAACGTAGGA from Virgibacillus sp. MSP4-1 harbors:
- a CDS encoding DUF302 domain-containing protein is translated as MFHYTVETDRTMDDAIAVLEETLKEEKFGVLWQFDIREKLQEKGLDYNQPYKVLEVCNPFEAERVLSQNQMVGYFLPCKIVVYEEEGRTNIGLPRPTSLIQLANDDSLKELAGDIERRLISCIDKSVEASS
- a CDS encoding rhodanese-like domain-containing protein, which gives rise to MAKQVTPEELDRRIKKGEEVYVIDVRESNEAATGKIPGAKNIPLGQLAVRKTELDSEKEYVVVCQSGNRSKAACGILGALGYKVEDMTGGMNNWQGETE